The following proteins come from a genomic window of Streptococcus pneumoniae:
- a CDS encoding TVP38/TMEM64 family protein codes for MSQDKQMKAVSPLLQRVINISSIVGGVGSLIFCIWAYQAGILQSKETLSAFIQQAGIWGPPLFIFLQILQTVVPIIPGALTSVAGVFIYGHIIGTIYNYIGIVIGCAIIFYLVRLYGAAFVQSVVSKRTYDKYIGWLDKGNRFDRFFIFMMIWPISPADFLCMLAALTKMSFKRYMTIIILTKPFTLVVYTYGLTYIIDFFWQML; via the coding sequence ATGTCACAGGATAAACAAATGAAAGCTGTTTCTCCCCTTCTGCAGCGAGTTATCAATATCTCATCGATTGTCGGTGGGGTTGGGAGTTTGATTTTCTGTATTTGGGCTTATCAGGCTGGGATTTTACAATCCAAGGAAACCCTCTCTGCCTTTATCCAGCAGGCAGGCATCTGGGGTCCACCTCTCTTTATCTTTTTACAGATTTTACAGACTGTCGTCCCTATCATTCCAGGGGCCTTGACCTCGGTGGCTGGGGTCTTTATCTACGGGCACATCATCGGGACTATCTACAACTATATCGGCATCGTGATTGGCTGTGCCATTATCTTTTATCTAGTGCGCCTATACGGAGCTGCCTTTGTCCAGTCTGTCGTCAGCAAGCGCACCTACGACAAGTACATCGGCTGGCTAGATAAGGGCAATCGTTTTGACCGCTTCTTTATTTTTATGATGATTTGGCCCATTAGCCCAGCTGACTTTCTCTGTATGCTGGCTGCCCTGACCAAGATGAGTTTCAAGCGCTACATGACCATCATCATTCTGACCAAACCCTTTACCCTCGTGGTTTATACCTACGGTCTGACCTATATTATTGACTTTTTCTGGCAAATGCTTTGA